One Cellulomonas taurus genomic region harbors:
- a CDS encoding DUF2625 family protein — protein MTDPTPDVQHLIDPDDAWTLIQEWAAESPNPVTFLPADPDRAARTLAGLRVSTRSALGALALHCGGVVADSGWFRLLGGGTDELPDLMTASAERLPGAVVVGYDALGGTFAVDGGGLRVAPGEVCYFGPDSLSWGGLGGGHGAFVQAVLTGALGASFDSLRWPGWQEEVAALSLDQGLSLWPPPFSDEGRDVAAASRRPVPIDELLTFYAQAAAQLG, from the coding sequence ATGACCGATCCGACCCCCGACGTCCAGCACCTGATCGACCCCGACGACGCCTGGACCTTGATCCAGGAGTGGGCAGCCGAGTCGCCCAACCCGGTCACCTTCCTGCCCGCGGACCCCGACCGCGCCGCGCGCACCCTCGCCGGGCTGCGGGTCAGCACCCGGTCGGCGCTGGGTGCGCTCGCCCTGCACTGCGGCGGGGTGGTCGCCGACTCCGGGTGGTTCCGGTTGCTCGGCGGCGGCACGGACGAACTGCCCGACCTGATGACCGCCAGCGCGGAGCGACTGCCCGGCGCGGTGGTGGTCGGGTACGACGCACTGGGCGGGACGTTCGCGGTGGACGGCGGCGGGCTGAGGGTGGCACCGGGTGAGGTCTGCTACTTCGGGCCGGACTCGCTCAGCTGGGGCGGACTGGGCGGCGGCCACGGCGCGTTCGTCCAGGCGGTGCTGACCGGCGCGCTCGGGGCGTCCTTCGACTCACTGCGCTGGCCCGGCTGGCAGGAGGAGGTGGCGGCGCTGTCGCTCGACCAGGGGCTGTCGCTGTGGCCGCCGCCGTTCAGCGACGAGGGACGGGACGTGGCCGCGGCCAGTCGACGGCCGGTGCCCATCGACGAGCTGCTGACCTTCTACGCGCAGGCCGCGGCCCAGCTCGGCTGA
- the rplL gene encoding 50S ribosomal protein L7/L12: protein MAKLSTEELIEQFKGLTLIELSDFVKAFEEVFEVTAAAPAAVAVAAPAGGAGEAAAEEEKDEFDVILEAAGSGKIAVIKEVRGLTSLGLKEAKDLVDGAPKPVLEAVNKETAEKAKAALEGAGATVTLK, encoded by the coding sequence ATGGCGAAGCTCAGCACCGAGGAGCTCATCGAGCAGTTCAAGGGTCTGACCCTGATCGAGCTCTCCGACTTCGTGAAGGCCTTCGAGGAGGTCTTCGAGGTCACCGCTGCCGCTCCGGCCGCCGTCGCCGTGGCCGCCCCGGCCGGTGGCGCCGGTGAGGCCGCTGCCGAGGAGGAGAAGGACGAGTTCGACGTCATCCTCGAGGCCGCTGGTTCCGGCAAGATCGCCGTCATCAAGGAGGTGCGCGGTCTGACCTCCCTGGGTCTGAAGGAGGCCAAGGACCTCGTCGACGGCGCTCCGAAGCCGGTCCTGGAGGCCGTCAACAAGGAGACCGCGGAGAAGGCCAAGGCTGCCCTCGAGGGCGCCGGCGCCACCGTCACCCTCAAGTGA
- the rpoB gene encoding DNA-directed RNA polymerase subunit beta, protein MAASRTPTSISEAIANRTASRRVSFARIDEPLEVPNLLGLQTESFDWLLGNERWQARVAAALEAGRQDVPETAGLEEIFEEISPIEDFGGTMSLSFREHRFEPPKYTAEECKEKDFTYAAPLFVTAEFVNYTTGEIKSQTVFMGDFPLMSDRGTFIINGTERVVVSQLVRSPGVYFERTPDKTSDKDVFSVKVIPSRGAWLEFEIDKRDNVGVRVDRKRKQNATVLLKALGMTESEIREEFAQFPAVIDTLEKDHVQTQDEALLDLYRKIRPGEPPTVEAGRALIENFYFNPKRYDLAKVGRYKLNKKLGIDVPLADSVLSKDDIVAAIKYMAALHADVTTLPGQRNGEAVEVRVETDDIDHFGNRRIRAVGELIQNQVRTGLSRMERVVRERMTTQDVEAITPQTLINIRPVVASIKEFFGTSQLSQFMDQNNPLAGLTHKRRLSALGPGGLSRDRAGMEVRDVHPSHYGRMCPIETPEGPNIGLIGSLATFARINPFGFVETPYRKVEHGVITDEVHYLTADDEDRFVIAQANATIVDGRFADETVLVRVKGGDTEDVPADIVDYIDVSPRQMVSVGTALIPFLEHDDANRALMGANMQRQAVPLVRSEAPLVGTGMEWRAAVDAGDVIVATKPGVVTEVSADLITVANDDATTSTYRVAKFRRSNQGTSYNQRVLVDQGARVEVGSVLADGPATDEGELALGRNLLVALMSWEGHNYEDAIILSQRLVQDDVLSSIHIEEHEVDARDTKLGPEEITRDIPNVSEDVLADLDERGIIRIGAEVSAGDVLVGKVTPKGETELTPEERLLRAIFGEKAREVRDTSLKVPHGESGTVIEVRTFNREDGDELPAGVNELVRVYIAQRRKITDGDKLAGRHGNKGVISKILPVEDMPFLPDGTPVDIILNPMGVPGRMNVGQVLEVHLGWIAKQGWNVDLAEGDLSWISEVPEIAKASTPGNPVATPVFDGVPEETLTGLLGSTLPNRDGERMVGTNGKARLFDGRSGEPFPEPVSVGYMYILKLHHLVDDKIHARSTGPYSMITQQPLGGKAQFGGQRFGEMEVWALEAYGAAYTLQELLTIKSDDIPGRVKVYEAIVKGENIPDSGIPESFKVLLKEMQSLCLNVEVLSSDGVSIDMRENDDEVYRAAEELGIDLSRRPNAASSVDEI, encoded by the coding sequence TTGGCTGCCTCGCGCACCCCTACTTCCATCTCCGAAGCCATCGCGAACCGTACGGCTTCCCGCCGTGTCTCCTTCGCCCGGATCGACGAGCCGCTGGAGGTCCCCAACCTCCTCGGCCTGCAGACCGAGAGCTTCGACTGGCTGCTCGGCAACGAGCGGTGGCAGGCGCGTGTCGCCGCCGCCCTCGAGGCCGGACGCCAGGACGTCCCGGAGACCGCCGGTCTGGAGGAGATCTTCGAGGAGATCTCCCCGATCGAGGACTTCGGCGGGACCATGTCCCTGTCCTTCCGTGAGCACCGCTTCGAGCCGCCGAAGTACACGGCCGAGGAGTGCAAGGAGAAGGACTTCACCTACGCCGCGCCGCTGTTCGTCACCGCGGAGTTCGTGAACTACACCACCGGTGAGATCAAGTCGCAGACCGTCTTCATGGGCGACTTCCCGCTCATGAGCGACCGCGGCACGTTCATCATCAACGGCACCGAGCGTGTCGTGGTGTCCCAGCTGGTCCGTTCCCCCGGCGTCTACTTCGAGCGCACCCCGGACAAGACCTCCGACAAGGACGTCTTCTCGGTGAAGGTCATCCCGAGCCGCGGTGCCTGGCTCGAGTTCGAGATCGACAAGCGCGACAACGTCGGCGTCCGCGTCGACCGCAAGCGCAAGCAGAACGCCACCGTCCTGCTGAAGGCGCTCGGCATGACCGAGTCGGAGATCCGCGAGGAGTTCGCGCAGTTCCCGGCCGTCATCGACACCCTGGAGAAGGACCACGTCCAGACCCAGGACGAGGCGCTGCTCGACCTCTACCGCAAGATCCGTCCGGGCGAGCCGCCCACGGTCGAGGCCGGTCGCGCGCTGATCGAGAACTTCTACTTCAACCCCAAGCGCTACGACCTGGCGAAGGTCGGCCGCTACAAGCTGAACAAGAAGCTCGGCATCGACGTGCCGCTCGCGGACTCCGTGCTGTCCAAGGACGACATCGTCGCCGCGATCAAGTACATGGCCGCGCTGCACGCCGACGTGACCACCCTGCCGGGTCAGCGCAACGGTGAGGCCGTCGAGGTCCGCGTCGAGACCGACGACATCGACCACTTCGGCAACCGTCGCATCCGCGCCGTGGGCGAGCTGATCCAGAACCAGGTCCGCACCGGCCTGTCCCGGATGGAGCGCGTGGTCCGCGAGCGGATGACCACCCAGGACGTCGAGGCGATCACGCCGCAGACCCTGATCAACATCCGCCCGGTCGTCGCCTCCATCAAGGAGTTCTTCGGCACCTCGCAGCTGTCGCAGTTCATGGACCAGAACAACCCGCTGGCCGGCCTGACGCACAAGCGGCGTCTGTCCGCGCTGGGCCCGGGTGGTCTGTCCCGTGACCGCGCCGGCATGGAGGTCCGTGACGTCCACCCGTCGCACTACGGCCGGATGTGCCCGATCGAGACCCCTGAGGGTCCGAACATCGGTCTGATCGGCTCGCTGGCGACCTTCGCGCGGATCAACCCGTTCGGCTTCGTGGAGACCCCGTACCGCAAGGTCGAGCACGGCGTCATCACCGACGAGGTGCACTACCTGACCGCCGACGACGAGGACCGCTTCGTCATCGCCCAGGCCAACGCCACCATCGTCGACGGCCGGTTCGCCGACGAGACCGTGCTGGTCCGGGTCAAGGGTGGCGACACCGAGGACGTCCCGGCCGACATCGTCGACTACATCGACGTCTCGCCGCGCCAGATGGTGTCCGTGGGTACCGCGCTGATCCCGTTCCTGGAGCACGACGACGCGAACCGCGCGCTCATGGGCGCCAACATGCAGCGCCAGGCGGTGCCGCTGGTCCGCTCCGAGGCGCCGCTGGTCGGCACCGGCATGGAGTGGCGTGCGGCCGTGGACGCCGGTGACGTGATCGTGGCGACCAAGCCCGGTGTGGTCACCGAGGTCTCCGCCGACCTGATCACCGTCGCCAACGACGACGCCACCACCAGCACCTACCGGGTCGCGAAGTTCCGCCGCTCGAACCAGGGCACCTCGTACAACCAGCGCGTGCTGGTCGACCAGGGTGCGCGGGTCGAGGTCGGTTCGGTGCTCGCCGACGGCCCGGCGACCGACGAGGGCGAGCTCGCCCTGGGTCGCAACCTGCTGGTCGCGCTGATGTCGTGGGAGGGCCACAACTACGAGGACGCGATCATCCTGTCGCAGCGCCTCGTGCAGGACGACGTGCTGTCCTCGATCCACATCGAGGAGCACGAGGTCGACGCCCGTGACACCAAGCTCGGCCCGGAGGAGATCACTCGGGACATCCCGAACGTCTCCGAGGACGTGCTGGCCGACCTGGACGAGCGCGGCATCATCCGCATCGGTGCCGAGGTCTCCGCCGGTGACGTGCTGGTCGGCAAGGTCACCCCGAAGGGTGAGACCGAGCTGACCCCGGAGGAGCGCCTGCTGCGCGCCATCTTCGGTGAGAAGGCCCGTGAGGTCCGCGACACCTCGCTGAAGGTGCCGCACGGCGAGTCCGGCACCGTGATCGAGGTCCGCACCTTCAACCGCGAGGACGGCGACGAGCTGCCCGCCGGCGTGAACGAGCTGGTCCGGGTGTACATCGCCCAGCGACGCAAGATCACCGACGGCGACAAGCTGGCCGGTCGTCACGGCAACAAGGGCGTCATCTCCAAGATCCTCCCGGTCGAGGACATGCCGTTCCTGCCGGACGGCACCCCGGTCGACATCATCCTGAACCCGATGGGTGTGCCCGGTCGTATGAACGTCGGCCAGGTGCTGGAGGTCCACCTCGGGTGGATCGCCAAGCAGGGCTGGAACGTCGACCTGGCCGAGGGCGACCTGTCCTGGATCAGCGAGGTGCCGGAGATCGCCAAGGCATCGACCCCGGGCAACCCGGTCGCGACCCCGGTGTTCGACGGTGTGCCGGAGGAGACCCTGACCGGTCTGCTCGGCTCCACCCTGCCGAACCGTGACGGCGAGCGGATGGTCGGCACCAACGGCAAGGCCCGGCTGTTCGACGGTCGCTCCGGCGAGCCGTTCCCGGAGCCGGTGTCGGTGGGCTACATGTACATCCTGAAGCTGCACCACCTGGTGGACGACAAGATCCACGCCCGGTCGACCGGCCCGTACTCGATGATCACGCAGCAGCCGCTGGGTGGTAAGGCGCAGTTCGGTGGCCAGCGATTCGGCGAGATGGAGGTGTGGGCCCTCGAGGCGTACGGCGCCGCCTACACCCTCCAGGAGCTGCTGACCATCAAGTCGGACGACATCCCCGGCCGCGTCAAGGTGTACGAGGCGATCGTCAAGGGCGAGAACATCCCCGACTCGGGTATCCCGGAGTCGTTCAAGGTGCTGCTGAAGGAGATGCAGTCCCTGTGCCTGAACGTCGAGGTGCTGTCCAGCGACGGCGTCTCGATCGACATGCGCGAGAACGACGACGAGGTGTACCGGGCCGCGGAGGAACTGGGCATCGACCTGTCCCGCCGCCCGAACGCCGCCAGCTCCGTCGACGAGATCTGA
- the rplJ gene encoding 50S ribosomal protein L10 has product MARPDKAAAVAELTEQFRDANAAVLTEYRGLSVAQLKQLRRSLSGNATYAVVKNTLTAIAAKEAGIEGIADGLKGPSAIAFVSGDPVEAAKGLRDFAKANPALVIKGGVLDGRALTAEEITKLADLESREVLLAKAAGAMKAKMFQAAYMFTAPAAQAVRTVEALRVKQESVDTAA; this is encoded by the coding sequence ATGGCGAGGCCGGACAAGGCAGCCGCTGTCGCAGAGCTCACGGAGCAGTTCCGTGACGCGAACGCGGCCGTGCTGACCGAGTACCGCGGGCTCTCCGTCGCCCAGCTCAAGCAGCTGCGGCGGTCGCTCAGCGGCAACGCAACCTACGCCGTGGTGAAGAACACGCTGACCGCGATCGCGGCCAAGGAAGCCGGTATCGAGGGTATTGCTGACGGTCTCAAGGGCCCGTCCGCCATCGCCTTCGTCTCCGGTGACCCGGTCGAGGCCGCCAAGGGTCTGCGTGACTTCGCCAAGGCGAACCCCGCGCTGGTCATCAAGGGCGGTGTCCTCGACGGACGCGCCCTGACCGCCGAGGAGATCACCAAGCTCGCGGACCTCGAGTCCCGTGAGGTCCTGCTGGCCAAGGCGGCAGGTGCCATGAAGGCCAAGATGTTCCAGGCTGCCTACATGTTCACCGCCCCCGCCGCACAGGCCGTGCGCACCGTCGAGGCGCTCCGCGTCAAGCAGGAGTCCGTCGACACCGCTGCCTGA
- a CDS encoding GNAT family N-acetyltransferase: MSPRVRLFRDEDAEPLTAMLHRAYADLAAAGLNYTAATQDVATTRHRAEGGRCWVVEADGGPIATLTISVPPGHGIRDLTPVAREPGRAWLNQLAVAPEHRGSGLARSLWTGALEWMRAQGLTAVGADTAISADRLVGMYARWGFAHVDTVHWAGKTYDSAVLLRDRI; this comes from the coding sequence ATGAGTCCGCGCGTGCGTCTGTTCCGTGACGAGGACGCCGAGCCGCTGACCGCCATGCTGCACCGCGCCTACGCCGACCTCGCCGCCGCCGGGCTGAACTACACCGCCGCCACCCAGGACGTGGCGACCACGCGGCACCGGGCCGAGGGCGGTCGGTGCTGGGTGGTCGAGGCCGACGGCGGCCCGATCGCCACCCTGACCATCTCGGTGCCGCCCGGGCACGGCATCCGCGACCTGACGCCGGTGGCCCGCGAGCCCGGGCGCGCCTGGTTGAACCAGCTCGCGGTGGCCCCCGAGCACCGGGGGAGCGGCCTGGCCCGCTCGCTGTGGACCGGTGCCCTGGAGTGGATGCGGGCGCAGGGCCTCACCGCCGTCGGCGCCGACACCGCGATCAGCGCCGATCGCCTGGTCGGGATGTATGCCCGCTGGGGCTTCGCCCACGTCGACACCGTGCACTGGGCGGGCAAGACCTACGACTCGGCGGTGCTGCTCCGGGACCGGATTTGA